The sequence ATTCCAAACACGGGGAAGGAGGCAGGGGAAAGGTGTTGAAAAATTACCTAGGgagtactatgttcactacttggGCAACGGGATCATTAGAAACCCAAACCTTAGCGCTATGCAATATATCcgtgtaataaacctgcacacctaccccctgaatctaaatttttaaaaaaattacattaaaagatAGGAGCGCCTCCTCCTTTACACCACCTGAATTATCATGGCACGTAAGTCTCACACCCTATTTGCCAAGGCCATTCGTTCCTAGCTCTTTTACAGGGAGGTCAGCTTTCTCAATGCAAGTCTGTGGGACGGATGCAGAAAAATTCCCCCAGCCTCCCCTTTGatcctgccccagctggtccccgCCACGCTGAGGGACGCGTACCCTGGGACGCGCACCCTGCTGCCCGCAGCCGGAGCCGTTCGCCACACCCCCGTGTTTATGTCGGCCCACGGGGGTTGCCTGTCCCTTTAATTGGCATGTACCAAGTCTTTCCAGGTCACATTTCCTCCCTACGTCCCAGCCGTTTGGAATCATTAGCCAAAAGTCCAAGAGGAGGGAATGTGGAGACAGTGTTGTATTTCTGCGGGGAGTTCTGGGCCGACCGGGAGCGAGAGAACGCTCGAGGACGAAGCGCGCCATTGCGGCCCTCCCCGCCGCGTGCCGTAGTCCAGTCCCAAGATGGCGGCCACCATGAAGAAGGCGGTGAGTGGGGCGCTCGGGGCTCTGGATGCGCGGGTGGCGCCGAATCTCGGCCGCGGGGGTTGGGGCGCGGGATGCTGGGGGTGCGCAGCTCCGAAGCCCGGCGTGGGACCCGAGGCCGAGGCCGAGGCCCTGAGAGCGGCCCCGCGGCAAGGCCTGCCCGCGCCTGGCGCCCTGAGCGTTTTCCTAGGCACCTGGCCAGCCGAGGCGGGGAGCCGGGGCTGGGGCCGGGAGCCTCCGAGGGCCCTGGGCCGCCTCCCGCGATGCCGAGGGTGCCCCCGGGGAGTCTGAGGAATCTGCAGCCCCAGCCTTGCCCCTAAGGTGTGGGAAGTCGAAGGTCTCGTTGAGTGTGGTTGGCCTTGACTCGGGCGTTGCACCGGCATGATCGCATTAGCCTCATTGGTTATGGGTAGCTGCTGCTGGGACCGTGGTTAcgggtgaggaaactgaggcccagagatgggaAGTCACCTGCCTCAGGTTACGCAGCTCATAAGGGGGACAGCAGGTTCCTGCATCCCCGGATTATCAGGCCCAAGAGCCCCCGTGTCCAACCCGGAGCTGCCCATGTCCACGCTCTATGCCCCTGAGTCCTCCAGGCTAAAACCAGTATTTATTGAAGACGGACGATCTGCCGGCCCAGCAGCCGGCCCTTTATCCGTTATCCTCCCCGCAGCTCAGCAAGTGCAATGGGTTCCTCCCCACTTTGCAGGTAGAGAAACTTAGACACAGAGCAGTTAGGGGCCCCAAAGTGACTCAGCTAGTAAGAAGCTGAGCTGGAGTTCGAACtcaggtttggtttggtttttctcAAAGCACACCTATGTAACCACTAAGCAGGCTAAACTTCCATGTCGGGTTTATAAATCCGTGGCTTCCCAGATGTGTAAAGATAGCtagacagaagaaaaagaaaagtggagaGGGGGAAGGAAATAACGACTGACAATTTGGGGAGCTTTACAGTGTGCTAGGTAtagctgtactttttttttttttgggtgtaTTGTTTATCTTATGTACTTTAGGGGAGATACTGTTTTTATCCTtatttaacaaatgagaaaacaggcacGGAGGCAAAGCTAGCATTTAAACACAGGCATTCTGACTCCGGAGTCTGAGTTTTAAACTGCTATAGGGGGTCTTCCATGAGAATCTCTTGGCTGGCGGGATTTGCATTCATTCCACTTTTAAGACCACATTAGAACTTCCTTTGCTTTACCCCCATCCAGTACCACATAGTCTATGCCATCTGTGCCTGGTGTAGGGTGACCCATTGCCCCGTTTTATATGAAATTGAGGGACTGCCAAAACTGGGAACGCCCCAGCTAACTCAAGATGTGTTGCTCACCCTACTATTCTGCCATCCAAAAATTCTTACTGAGTCCCAGAGTAGGGTCCAGGGCCATGGTGATTCAAAACAGTATGAAACTTGGTGAGATTCACTTCACCTCTAGTTTGTGAAATTGGGCCCTCTGGTGTTAGGTATGGCCTTTAATTCCTTGAAAGATACTAGTTGTGGTTCACTCCGTTTTATAGGTATGGAAACTGAAGTGCAGAGAGGTGAAGTAAATGGTCAAAGAGGAAATGGCAGAAGAATGATTTGAACCCTGGATTTTGATTGCAAAATTTCTAATTATCAACTTTTGTTTTCCCCCTTTCATTGATTCAGTAAATTTTTGGGGGCATGTAATATGGCATAGTCTCAGTTTTAAGTGGAGACAACTGCGGTGACCAGTGAGGAAGTTCTTCTCCCCTTATTCTTATAGCCCCAAAGAACGTATGTTCCAGGACAGAGGCAGGCATTACTCACATAGTCACACAGAAAACTAGTTTCTCTGGTGAGAACTGTGAAGGAAAAGTACTTACGAAATGAGGGCCAAAATGAGGTCTGTTTTGAGATCAGAGAAGGCTTTCCTGGGAAAGTGCCATTTAAGTTGAGATCTGTGAGATTAtgtaaggaaagaaagggagagttGGATAGAGAATGAAGCATTCTAGAGAGGAGTATCTGCAGAGACTCTGAGTACATTTAATACAAGGAAGGCCTGATGGCAGATAATCAGGGGAAGAAAGTTTGAGCCATGATGGGAAAAGAACTTGTAGAAGGGTAGGTGGTGGCCAAAATATAAAAGATCTTCGTTAACTTTGAAGCCTTTGAGAGTCACATGATAGATGTAATGTCCTCCTGTAGATGTTTCCAGTGTTATGAACAATTCCCGATAGATTATCTTACATGTACGCTTTTCCCCTTTGCCCTCAATGGGAGAAAACAAACATGTATGCCAGTGAGtgagagtgagacagagagagagagcccttTGAGTTTAATGAAAAGCAAATCATGTACAATCTGGAGTACTTTACATTTGTAACACATCGTTATCTCTCAACTGGTCATGATTTTGCTGGGGAGAATGTTTAGATGAGATGATTCAGTACTCTCATCTCTAAAGTTCTGCCTTCTAAGATCCAGTTCTTGACCATAAGGAGATCTGCACTTTGATTTCTGTTGATTATCCTACATACAAATGTTCTTTCCTCAGAGAGGCTACCTTTGACCTTTATCTAAAGAAGCCTCCTTCACTCCCCAGGCCCCCAAAACTTTCTTCTCCTAAGCTATTGTATTTTCATCATCACGTTTGTCACCATCGAACATTATCTCgttcatcttgtttttttctcttcctccaccaGGATGTATGCTTGCCAGGTGGGATAGTGGCTCTCTTGTCATGGCATATAGGAAACAGTAATTGTTAAATAAACTACTGCATGGATGAAAgttgaatacaaaaattagctgggtatggtggtgtgcacctgtagtcccagctactcaggaggctgaggcacgagaatcgcttgaacccaggaggtggaggtcgcagtgagccaagatcacgccactgcactccagcctggcgacagagcgagactcatctcagaaacaaaaaccaaaaaaaaaaaaagaaagttgttgaGTACAAATACAAAGCAAAAGTTTACATCATACAGACTTGgtagatatgtttttaaaagtaaaaataaaagactgaaatTGGCCAGAATTTATTTCTAGGGACCCAGCTGTCAGTGCAGACTCCGAGTAATACCTAGACTTGGTGTGGGGCATGACCGAGTATGGTTCTGTTTCCTCCTCTAATCCCGTAAGATACTAGTTCTCAAGAAAAGAGCCCggggaattttaatttttaccttgGATCTCGAGCAGGCGTATTTCTCTTTGGCCTAGCAGAATTTCCTTCTAGATCTGGATCTGTTCTTTGTAATGATTTTTGATAAGCAATATTCAGGATATAAAATGCTTGGCTATCATTTGACTGACTCCATCATCAAGCTTTCTCCCACATGTTCGTTTTATCAACCCTGTAAGGTAGGAACTAGCTtctttttacagataagaaacctGAGGAGGTTCCATAGAATTgggtaatttgcccaagattcCTGTTTGCTTGGATTGGATTCCAGCCTGACTCTCCACCATTCTGTGTGCTGCCTCCGATACTGTAGGATATGAAGAGCTTCCAGAAGAATGCACATACTATACATGCCATTTTGCATACAGTCTCGGGTTAAATTGACCTGTCAATGTCCATTGACCCTCCCCTAGTTAAGAATTACCcacttctggctgggcgtggtggctcacgcctgtaatcccagcactttgggaggcggagcctggcggatcacctgaggttaggagttcaagaccagcccggctaacatggtgaaaccccttctctactaaaaatacaaaaattagctgggtgtggtggcacgtgtatgtaatctcagctacttgggagactgaggcaggggaatggcttgaactcaggaagtggaggttgcagtgagccgagatcatactactgcacttcagcctgggcaacagagtgagactctctcaaaaaataaataaataaataaataaaattacccaCTTCTTGCCAAAATGCAGCTTCAAGAAATGTAGGAATATTCTAGGACAGTGAGACTAAAACAGAAGCCTCTGTTAGCCATCAAAGGCACTGACATCTTACCTTCTGCTGTAAACAGCACTCCGTGGGCGGCATGCAGTGTATTTGACTCACACATCAACTTTAGCCCTTAACCCCAGTGGGAAAACCACCAGAAGGATCTGGATACCAGGGGCCAGGTCTGTGCTGATGGCTGTGGTTTGGTGGGGCTACAACAGGAAATACCTGCtttggaaagacagaaagcaaataGCCAAATTCTCTCTACCACATTTTGGAAACTATGTGTTTATGAGTTTGATCAAGCATGATTTAGGTTCAGATTCAGAAACCATGTATTAGCCTCAGTTATGTGCCAGGCAGTCCTGCACTGGATCTGTTCATGTGAATGGCTCTGTTGAGCCCTCACTGTGACAAATGCATCTCTAAATACCTGCTAAGGTTTTTAGGGGTTCAGTATTTAACCAAATGGCATCTACTCTTCAGGCAAACAGGAACTCTTCAGAATTCTTTGCTGTCTGTTTGCATAGGGAACTGACAGTTCTCACTTAGGCAAAATGACTTGTGTGCCAAGATATAGACTTGGTTTCTTGAGTGTAGCTCAGTGTTCCCCAACTTCCATATTCATCAAAATTATGCATATGGTTGAACACTCAAAGCTAGACAGAGTGTGATGTAAAGAGTTTTTTCTGGCTATCTTCTGGATTGTTGAGGTGGAATGAGAGCCTGACAAAGGGGAGGGCTATGTGATATTCTGACCACTGAGCTCTGTATTGCTCGACACGGCCTTTCAACCTCTGAGAAATAAAAGGTCGCATACTTTAAGTCGATGGTCACGAGAGACCAGGTCAGGGATGGACCTGGATGTTGTGAGCTCATTACTGTTATTGCGAAAGAACCAAAAGTAGTTCTTCAGTATGAActatttttatacacacacaagtGTCTTTCCTCCTTTAAACTAGAATCAGGTGCTCTGGTTTTCATGTTATAAATGGAAGGGAAACCCTAAGGAGagtctggttttattttttagctttattttttaaaaaatatatggtatCTCCTTGAAAATCTGATGAAAGCAGGCATCCTGCTGCCTCTTCCAAATGTTCCTAAGCCTgtgtacacactcacacacacacgtgcacatttCCACAGACCCCTGTTCGCATTCAGTTTCCGAGAACTCGTGGACCTGTGCGACCTCTGGAGCCAGTCTCCCTGGGTTGAAATCAAGCTCCACCACCTActggctgtgtggctttgggcacaTTATATAAAGTGTACCTCAGTTTCTCAATCTGTAAAATAGGACTGGTGATCCTCCTTAATAAGATGGATTGGAGGATTAGCAGAGATAATAAAGTACTTATAGGAAgttttggcacatagtaaactcAATCAGTGttacctattttttttattatttaatgggtactTTATGTTATCCAAGTACTCTTTATTTGCAAATTTGTAAATTTAAtcacattaaatattaatttttaaatactaaacATTCAGTTTGCTTCATTTTTTAGTGAAGTAGACCTTATTAAGACATTTAAACAGATCCTACATTATAGACATAATTTTTGCTATGAATGGAGTATAGCCACTGAAATGTACAGTGACCCTTTAGCCAGTAAGCTCATGCAAGTTTTAGCTCTAAGGAAAAAAACACTACTCTGAGACATTTACCAATATATTTGACCGCGTGACTTTTTGTTCCCTGGGTCATCTTAATGAAAGAATGCTCCAACTTGAGAAAGTCTGCTCTGGGCCAAAAgttggcttttttctttccttttaaaaggaCTTATTAATTGTTCTTTATATCTGCAATTTTTTATAGCTTAGGAGTTTATTTATAGAGTATCAGAAAAGTTTATAGATTTATGAACAAACCTTAAGCTGGTGTAGCAAAGAATAAGGCATTTGTTAAATTCTGGACTTCATGTAATTCTTGACTGTATGAGTGCAAGTAGCTTATTGAGTTATTGTTGAGAAATATAAAAAGCTAACTTATAACTTCTccattaaaattttacaaaaacttAAACACTTTTTTCAGGCTGCAGAAGATGTGAATGTTACTTTCGAAGATcaacaaaagataaacaaatttgCACGGAATACAAGTAGAATCACAGAgctgaaggaagaaatagaagtaaaaaaggtattgaaaataattattagaagaataaaatttttttgtactATAGCTACTAAAACTGAACTCAGTTAACAAGTGAATATATATTTCTCTGGGCTCTTTGTTGCAGATGAATAATGTGATTCACTGTAGTTAAGCagaaagtcatttttttaaagggatATGCGATAACTTACAGAATTATTGAGGAACTTGAGTCTAGACCGAGGGTCCAGGAACAAGTCTTGGAGAACTTGGCTGGCGATGGAGCAGCTGTTGTGGCCTTCACTGATCCCAGAGTCAGCTGTCTTCCCAATGAGGAAGCCACTCTTGCAGATCTAGGAACACCAAGCTGCTGCTGCCAGTGCCACCTACCCCTGTAAATCGGGGCCCGTGTCCAGTCGTCTCCCTTGAGTTGAAATCCGGCTCAAGTGCATTTGACTGGTGGAATTGAAGTTATTATCACTTGTGCATGCTGGCAGAGCATTCATTACCAGCATGATTTACTTGCACCCTATCAGCAAGCAAGGCTGAGAAATGTAggttggttttttggttttgtttttgtaggaGGGCAGAATTCACAGTTGAAAATtgttaaaatagaagaaattctGAGTGACCATAGGTGCCTGCTGTCCACCACAGGGTGCTTATAGCAATCTGAAAATATCCAGAGGACAATGCGTTAGATAGCTCTAggtgcttgcttgtgaaatgtccTCTAAAAAGTTACAAATTAAAGTCTTAGAAATTCTGATGTGGTAATAATACCTTTGTGAGAGGGTCCCTCAGAGAGTTGGTGTCCCCAAATTACAACTGGCCTTTAGCCTGCGTCAGAGAACTTTGGATACATTTTCTTTGCCATTTTGCATTTATAGAAACAACTCCAAAACCTAGAAGATGCTTGTGATGACATCATGCTTGCAGACGATGACTGCTTAATGATACCTTATCAAATTGGTGATGTCTTCATTAGCCATTCTCAAGAAGAAACACAAGAAATGTTAGAAGAAGCAAAGGTATGTTCAAAGTTAATTCTGAAATTAGAATTTATATCATTATAAAGAACATGTCATTGTAGATGTAGGGAAATAGTGGATGCTAGCGATAGCTAATACTTCCTGCCTTGTTAAGTCCCAGACATGCTCTGAATGCTTTGCCAGCAGGATCTTATTGAATCCTAACAATGACCTGTTATCCCAATTTAGGGACAAAGAatagaggcttagagaggttacaGGATTTATTCAAAGTGACACATAGACAGTGGTCTTCTGACTCCAGAACCTTGCTCAAAACAAAGTATTTAGAAGGTATAGCATATAttgaagcagaaaagaaaaatcccctGTAACTCTACCCAGAGGTAACCATTCATAGTGAACATTttcctgtatttattttatgttctctctgcctctctccatgTAGTTTGCTTCCCAGTTTGGACAGTTAATGTTCCAGGAGGAGCATTTTTGCGGTTTCGTTGAATGTTTGTTTGTCCAGCAGATACTCATTGGGAGCCTGCTCTGAGCCAGGCACACAGGCCTTTTCAAAACATCGTTTTTGATGACTGTTTAATATCATGTTGATGGTTATCAACTGGGGTCACGGGTCTTATTGTTAGCATTAATTTGTTTCCAGTATTTTGCTGTAGTAATGTTACTGTGAGCATTCTTCTACATAAATCTTTGTTCACATTTAGAAAATTGTTGTGAGGAAATAGAGAAGTATAATTACTGGGTCAGCATATGAGTTCTCTGATAGTATCTGAGACATCTGATACATGGTATGAAATTTTCAGTTCACATGCCTTCTAACTATATGGCAGGGACAGTCCCATCGTTTGTCTATGAGAAGCTGACGGCAATTAAACCTTTCCTAATGCTTTTGCTAATTAACCTGATTGCTGAAAATGATAGTCGCTCTTCTTCAAATGTCATAAAAAGCAAAACTTCGTATGAATGAAACCCACATTTAGTGAATCTGGGGAAGAACTATCATTTACTCCTGTGTCTTCCCATGCAGGCATGTTGTATGTCTcccttatgtttaaatcttttcttcttggtcaaattttgtgatttttgttctttttatttgtttaaccatttaaaaaatgtttggaagTATTCCCAGATAGTTCATggtttttgtggctattgtgaatccCCTGCCCCATGCAGAGATAGATACTGAAccttgatttattaattttttagtgtttgagatggagtcttgccctgtcgcccaggctggagtgcaatggcgcaatctcggcccactgcaacgtctgcctcctgggttcaaacaattctcctgcctcagcctcccgagtagctgggattacaggcgcccgccaccacgcccagctaatttttgtacttttagtagagacagggtttcaccatattgggcagactggtctcgaactcctgaccttgtgatccacctgcctcggcctcccagagtgctgggattacaggcgtgagccacctcacccggctgaacctttatttttttactcatttgttcattctAGAATTCTAGAATGAATGAATTGAGTGCTTACTCTGTATCAGGTTCTGCCCTGTACTGGGGATAATTGGGGACAACAAAACCTGCCTAGCCCTTGCCTGCATGGAGCATATAGTctagatggaaagaaagaaaagtaaacaaaactgATAATGAGTAGAAAGTGGTATGAGGATAGACGTGGCTTTAAGAACATAGGGAGAGGAATCTATACTAGTCTGGACATCAAGGGTCAGGGAAGGGCTCCCAGGGAAAGTGCTCAGCTAGCAGCTGAGGAATATGTGGCTATTAGCCAGAAAGGGGCGGAGGGTGTTCTAGTCATGAGAAGCAGCATGTATAAACGGCCATAGGATGACGGTGGGCAAACATAGACCTGCAAGAAGATGTATTTGCTGGAGATTTGGGAGCACCTGAAATTGTGGCCACATCTTGGAGAACTCCAGTCAGTTGAGTTGAAGAAATTGTACTTTGTCttagcaggggtcagcaaactttctgTGAAGGGCCAGAAGTATACATATTAGGTTTTGTGGGCTGCACGGCCTCTGCCGTAATTGGTATGAAAGCAAGATGAGTCAATctgcatggctgtgttccaataaaacttgaCAGAAACAAGCTTCAGGctagatttggcctgtgggctgtAGTTTGCCCACTCCCGTCCCAGAGCAAAGAGGAGCCTTCAGAGATTTttggaaaagagagagatgaTTGGACTTGTgatattaaaataactttctagtgtcttattttacttattaaccAGTGTTTCTCGGTATAGAAATTTAGAATTTATCCCTTTCTAGCAGCCATATgtcttatttctatttcttgttttgtaacagtgattctcaaacttttagCACACATAAAAATCACAATCACCCACAGGGcttgttaaaaattcagattgCTGGGCCCAACCCAAAGAAGTTCTTTCAGGAGGGCTGAGGTAAGGGCCCCAGAGTGTGTATTTctgacaagttcccaggtgattttGTCCCTGATACTGGTCTGGGGGCCACCCTTTGAGAACCATTGGCTAGATTTCTAAAACAGcaacactgtcaatattagatgtTCTTTTGTTTCTAATGTTAGTGGGTATTTGGTTTGtatgatttcatatttttttgtcatgtttagggaaaaaaattgttttgatcCTAGCCAGGAAGGAacttatgacttttttttttttttttttaaacaaagaatatATGTTAACATTTAATCTATTAATGAGGGAAGCATTAACATTACAAAACTGGTTTTAGAATTGAAGAGGCTAAGTATctatagataggtaggtagagaGAATTGTCCTTtggaattgtatttttaattataaattgacaatttataattgtataaatttatggggtaaaacgtgatgttataatttattaatacaatgtgaataattaaatcaagataGTTAACATGtctatcacctcaaatacttagaAAACTATCTGACTTTTCACTGGGCAAAGCTGCTCTGTCTTACAAATGAGGCACTTTTTACCACTCTTTTCCAAAGTGTAGCCCCAGAGGTCTCAAAGTCAGGGCAAATTTCTGCCAGATTTGGATCCTAAGTTGTTATTCTTCATTATTGGTGGTTGGTGGTGTGAGTTTCTATCATTTCCTGTAGTCTCatagttatttttgttgttggaaAAAGCTGGGTTAGAAGCCAGCAGGCCCAGGAGAAACTGTTTATAGAAGTCTTTGTATTTGCttctttattagaaaataatttagaaattaattttttactcttttttggaTCAGCAGAAACTGAGAAAACAAGCTTGATTTATTCTGTGATAAGCAAGTGTGGACCGTGAATTCAAAATGCCCGCATTCAGACACTTAGACCTAATTATCAGTGTTACTTAGCTGCCTGTCCAAGTTTAGAAGGTTCTTGACCTAAAACTCTTCCCAAATATTATTTCAGACACAGATGCTCAGAAATCATCCAATTGAatagaattaatttaaattattttttttccagaaaaatttGCAAGAAGAAATTGATGCCTTAGAATCCAGAGTGGAATCAATTCAGCGGGTGTTAGCAGATTTGAAAGTTCAGTTGTATGCAAAATTTGGGAGCAACATAAACCTTGAAGCTGATGaaagttaaacattttataatatttttttatttgtttaataaacttgaatattgtttaaaatgataattttccttcttcaaatgacatggaaagcaaaact comes from Macaca mulatta isolate MMU2019108-1 chromosome 10, T2T-MMU8v2.0, whole genome shotgun sequence and encodes:
- the PFDN4 gene encoding prefoldin subunit 4 is translated as MAATMKKAAAEDVNVTFEDQQKINKFARNTSRITELKEEIEVKKKQLQNLEDACDDIMLADDDCLMIPYQIGDVFISHSQEETQEMLEEAKKNLQEEIDALESRVESIQRVLADLKVQLYAKFGSNINLEADES